In Mercenaria mercenaria strain notata chromosome 15, MADL_Memer_1, whole genome shotgun sequence, a single genomic region encodes these proteins:
- the LOC123542986 gene encoding uncharacterized protein LOC123542986 produces MMISGPTACGKTTFVKELLQNHIYRIKPGVQRIVWLYKRWQPMYGEIQSTVYPEVKFYQGIPSDINEDEYFDTKLNNLLILDDMMSEAGKDKRITDLFTEGSHHRSLSVISINQNLYASKDPTLRRNCHYLVMFNNPVDKQSMITLARQMYPGKTEYFLKKFEKATKQPYGFLLVDLKPFTPEHARLKYYLMWIDRKSTNNESLTETDQ; encoded by the exons ATGATGATTTCTGGTCCCAcag CATGTGGAAAGACAACATTTGTAAAGGAATTGCTGCAAAATCATATCTACAGAATTAAGCCTGGTGTACAAAGAATAGTGTGGCTGTACAAGAGGTGGCAACCAATGTATGGGGAAATACAAAGCACAGTTTACCCCGAGGTGAAATTCTACCAAGGCATTCCATCCGACATAAACGAAGACGAGTATTTTGACACAAAGTTAAATAACTTGCTAATTCTGGACGATATGATGTCAGAGGCTGGAAAGGACAAAAGAATCACAGATTTATTCACGGAGGGATCGCATCACCGATCCTTGTCGGTGATTTCCATCAATCAAAACCTATACGCCAGCAAGGATCCGACACTGAGAAGAAACTGTCATTATCTTGTAATGTTCAATAATCCAGTGGACAAACAATCTATGATCACATTAGCGAGACAGATGTACCCTGGTAAAACTGAATACTTTTTAAAGAAGTTTGAGAAAGCAACTAAACAGCCCTATGGCTTTCTATTGGTGGATCTAAAACCATTTACACCGGAACATGCCagactgaaatattatttaatgtGGATAGACAGAAAATCTACGAACAACGAAAGCCTGACAGAAACTGACCAATAG